tCAAGGACACAGAGGATTTTCTGCTGCAGAATCTCAGACAGGCGACCAGAGGCTCATCTTAAAACAGACTCGACACATTTAATAAAGATTAAGCAGATTTAATGCATTAAATGTATcaatatatttaataaaatgctGAATTTACTGTGAAAATCACATCACACACTGGGTGATACAACCTTAAAACAGGAATGTAGTAAAATTCTTGATAATAAACTTTGCATATTTGCACTGAATATGAGTAGATCTAACACCTGAtcacacaacaaaaataaatgtgaaaTCTAAAGTTTCACAGGATAGTTCAGTTTGAGTTAATGTCAGTTAGTCGCTCATCAGTGGAAATAAATGTATGTGATAAAGTGGTCATGTATTAAAAACTCTGATTCTGTTCTGCTCCTGAGTTTTCTTATAGTTTTTTCTGGTAATTCTGCCACTTTAATTCCAAATAATAGTGCTTTTcccaaattttttaaatttcaaattcTAAAgaatatttaagatttttttttcacaaatttacaactttttttaattgaagggACACATGACATCAACACATGACATATAGGAAAAACTCACATGTTCCAGGCATACACGTCATGGTGGACGAACAGAGCTCCACCATCCTGACCGATGGAAGCTCCGCCTCTACTGGAGGAATGGTTACCATAGAAACCTGGCCCAACAGAGAATGAGATATGGCTATCATAGTGAATGAAAACAAAGACTGACATGATGGACCAGGTTCACTAATGTACCAGTACAAATCATCTTTAATGTTAAAAACTACTATTGagatttaatagaatagaatagaatagaatagaatagaatagtctttattgtcattatttgtacaaTGAAACTACTAATGAGACGCAGTGCAAAGTTAGCTCTGGAAAGGCGATGACAGTTAAATGCAAATGTTTCTGTAAATGTTCCCCTCTTAAAGACTTGCAGGTTTGTGATGCTCGTTGACTGCTAACTGTGCCGTATGTCGTGTACCATTTATCTCTGGTGTGGATGTGATAGTTTGACCAAAAGGAGGCACTGCTGAGAACAGACAACATGTGGTAAATAAAGATAATTATGTCCACTTGTGCTAATTTCCATGAATGACAGAAGACATTATCAGAACATACTGATAACAAAATGGTCCACATTTTCACTCACATTGTTCCTGGACCAGAAATCATTAATAGAATGACTTCCCAGACATATACTGAAACCAAACATCCAGGAGGCTCAAACAGAAGTTTAACCAGTTCTACATTTTCATGATATAAGGCTACCAgcacgttgacccatggggatccacaggttctggaTGTGGTAGTTTTGATCCTTTTGTgcattcgtgcatgctgtaccgcatttgtccagcagtcaccgccaaaccattctgggcatagcaacatgattgtaaggctattgtattccgaaattactaatatctcctaaaatattggtcctattaacttgtcgttttcactactgtcttctTTGAACAAAAATCCATAagcatgccaaactgcagcagtcagctctttccggattttgtgtgattcttaagacacacgcacacacaggccACTTGGCTTGTATAACATATATTATCTCATCCATCACAATAAGGAAAGATGAAGTCTGCAGTTAAATGATATTCTAATTTAAAGGTGTTTTCATGGTTCTGTAACTACAGCACTAAGTGTTTCCTCTGTGTGATGGATATTATTAACAATGTCCTAATCAAATATAGAATAAAGGTATCTACTATTCAGGGAGGACACAAACATTGTGCTGTGGATTATGGAAGTCATATGTCAGTGTCTCTGTATGTCACTGTCTTCTTTAATTTCCTCTCAAATTAAAAACTCTTTCTTTCTATATTTACTTTGCTCCAAATGGTGATCCAGATTCTCCTTTGCAAACAGTTTGGACATTGTGAATTTAAAGTATTTTAGGCTACAATCCATTCTTCTTCCAGCCTCCAGTTCTATCCACCTCCCAACTCTAGTTCTATCTTCAAAAACTCCGAATTTTTCAATCTCTTCTTGGTCTATGTTGCTGTTTCCTGACAGCAACACATGTAAAACTGGCTTAAAATGACATGTACAGTGTGTGATTTTAAAAGCACAGATCCATCTGATCATCTGACAGATATCTAATGGAAAACGTCCacagagttttaaaaaccagatTAGTTTCATGTCATTAGTGAACACTGCAGGACACACAGATCTCTGAAACATCATAATTCTCTGACCAAACTTAATTCAATATTTCAATATTTAACTCTCACCTAATTAGTgacaagtgtgtgtctgtgtgtgtgtgtgtgttcagacagaCAGATTAACTTGAGGGTTTTCTGTCTTAAAAGAGACAGAAAACCCTCTTGGGTGGTTTTCAGCCGAGTGTGAGGTATCTGAGATGAGAATTAGCACCTTGAGGTCTGAGGCAACGATTTGGAGTCAGAAAAGGGCAGAGTTTCTGCCTCAAATGGATGGGTTTACTGCTGTATTACTTCGTAGCTTTTGGCATCACAGTGCAAATATTCGAGTGGTCTTGGAGGAAACTGTAATTCTACCCCCTTCTCTGGATTGTTTACTATAATTCTACCCCCTTCTCTGGATTGTTTCCAGGCGCTAGGAAGTTTAACCTGTGATGAGGGTTCTGGGTTCAGGCAGCTGcgtgaacctccgcttcccacaatgcatgtcacgacaaaattccaaagatgctcaAGTTCCCTCCTGTTCTGTttataaacaaatggtttgtttgcggtggagtacactttgaaattgttcaccgtgagggaagagattcaggtgagtaatcacagaaagacttacggactcatgatacttaggctatgactgaggttttacagatttgatgaaaaattggtgacgaaagtctcccgcagctttaagctAACAATGCTGCCAGATAAAGTATCTTAACAATAAACCTGGAGAAAGAGGTTTcataaactaaactagaaaagcacttggagagcgcagacctccaccaaggcagatcaccccaccccccgatcaccaccaaaatttaatcatttgttccttgtgccagtatcaacatttcctgaaattttcatccaaatccgtccataactttttgagttatcttgcacacggatagacagacagacagacagaccaacaccggcaaaaacataacctccttggcggaggtaatgaataccTTCCATGACTGAAAACACCAGTAAAGAGACTAGGTATAAGTTTGTTACCTGTTGGTCTGAGTCACTGGGCAGAACAGATCCGTCTGTTATCAGGACTGCTCTGgaaacacacctggacacacaagTAACCGTTAATCAGTCTGACGGTCAGGGCCTCTAACTGTCCTCagaatgtgattggtggattggtCTGACCTGGTGGGCGTGGCTGTTTGCTTTCTCTCTGCATCCACATAACCCTCCTCTACCACAAAGTGGTTGCAGCTGATTCGCTGGCCCCGGCTGTCAATCACAGCCTTACACCTGAAAGAGAGGAGCGGGGCAAAAGAGTGTGATTTCATggggacattttggacaatttaattctcaaaaataaatagaaacacaAACAACACTATAACCTTTAGATGTTGTTCCTGTGTTTGAGTCCTGTTTATACtgttttctatattttgttgttttttgatgCATATTTGCCACCTTGTcaccatttttgtttttgtacttttgtttgATCGTATTTTAGCATCAATATTTTTGTCATATCTTGTCATACTATTAGGATTTGACTGAACTATTGATAATTTTATTGATTTCACTTTGACAAGTCCTGGAACAGCTCTAACGCTGACAAAGCTGTGATGTttctgtgcattttttttctgaagaagCTGTAAACGATGTGATGATCACTTTTCAACTTTAACTTTATGAACTGTTGCAGAGAAATGAACTGTTTTATATtgatttatgaagaagaaacacacacacacacaaaataacacactataacacacacatacacaccctaacacacacacacacaaaataacacacaaaggCGCAGCTGAAGCCTATTATTGGGAATAATGATGCGAACAGAAGATCATTCATAACCTCtgacactcagacacacacagctCAGGGCTGCGTGAACACACGAGGTCAAATCCTAGCGGGTTCTTAAAGGCCAATATAATAAtgaaatataataatgaatagtTTGGAGCTGGAAGAAGCCAACATCACCATGACCCCTCCCCCCAAAACCTGACACTGAAAACACATTGTACACGTCTGAAATCCACTGTCTTTGACTTAACTATGAACCAgaaaactgttgaactgaacatgACTCAAAATAACAAatgttaaatgaataaatgtggAATTGAAACACAGATTAAATTATCtgggaacatttttttttgttaccttCAGTCATTATTTTTACTCAAAGTCAGTGATATTTACCATCATAATTTCGGCATTCAGCTTTCTGCATATCTGTCTAGTTGTGTTTTTATAATTTTCTGGtataatttttttgtcatatttttacagttgtgtttgtcatttttctgtattttttttttgtgtgtgtgaaatgtttgtagcttttgtgttattttgttgtgtttacattacatcttttttgtgttattgttttggAGGAAGAGGTGAAGAGAATCACAGGTTAAATTAAGGTGAATAAAGGTAATTTACACTATAAATGGAACGTTATACTGCTCATAAATTACAGACATATGAAGGTCAAGCACAATGTGTTCCATGTTATTTCAGAATTAATTTAATATTGGAATCGTCCTTCATATGACTTTTTCCATTAGGTATTGATTAATTAGTCAATAACTTTTCAGACACAGGACTAGTGTTAAAAGTGGACACAACGTGACTGAAACATCTGTGTTTAATGTGGTGAATTGATACATTATATGAGAGAAGTCTCTTTTACTTCAATATACTGACATTACACACTGATCTGAATGGAGCCTTACCTGTTTGTGTCCTTGTCCACCAGCAGACACCTGACAGAGTGCCTCAAACAGTAGATTCCTCCAAACACTGCacacatcctaaaaacacaacaacatgtcTGTTATATGTGATCATGTGACACTACTTCATGACAATAGTGAACACATAGTTTTATTCTGAATGAAGACTTTCAGAATAAAAGCTTTATTCTGGAGATATGTTTAAATAGAGCAGTTTAATTGACAGGTGTGTCAGCCAGTTAGTTTTTGTCACTGATTCACTATCAAACAGTTTggttaaaaaaacaggaaatatgaTTAACAAACTACAACCCCAAATAAAAAATAGTTGGGATAAGATGAAAAGCATAAGTTAATGATGAAAACAGATTTTCTAATTTAGTGGTCaacatcatttaataaaaaaaaaaaaaaacattcctgaAATTCAGGCTTGAGGTGTggtgaaaaaaatggaaaattacagTGATTTCTTGGATGTGTAGCAAGAACCAAAATGTAAGTGTTTATTTATGTTCTGTTATATTGATTTCAGTGTAAAACAGGTCAAAGATAATTTATTGACTGTTTCCAGTTTTAATGTAACATACTGTCCCAACTTTGTCTGTTAAAGGCTTGCATGATGGCAAATGGCCACATTTTTCTACCACTGTCAGAAATGTTGATAATGAGTTTTTTTGAAAAATGAAGAGATATAAACTGTGAAAACACATTAAAGTCAAACCATCTCCCACAGAGGTACATATCCGCTGAGGATGATCTAATATGTAAATGAGCTGAGCCCTGGGCGACACCTCCTCTTTAatattcatgtgctgttggaacAAGACAGTGCCGTCTCCATGACGACCAGCTGACCTGTCTctggagaacagaacagaacctaaAGGCACCGGCACACACCTGGACCGAGCAGAGCTAATTTACCAAGAAAGCACCATAATATCGCACACTGTACAACTGTATCCGACTGCTTTCTCTATCTGCAAAGCAGTCTGTTAATAGCACTGTATATTTGTTAGAGAATTATAGAACATTTCTAAAACATATTTAGTGTGGATTCAAAttgaagcagatattttccccATCCTTTATTTGAGGACTGAAACATtgcattttgtattattttgacaAGTTGTTATTTTCTGACAATAAACTCTCTAAATGACATGATTCTTATTGGACAATATTATTACTATGATTTCTACAATTTCTTCTTTTGGGTTTATTTTGCTTAAAATCAAGTATTTAAAATCATAAATATCCTCTCTGACGAATCTTTAGCTTTGttaaattttttacatcttttttttttgtcttttatgccCTTTAAATTagaaatctaattaaaaatttggttttgttgttgttgtgtttgtcttgttttcaAGGTTAAagctgttttgtcttttataCCATTTTTAGTCTTGCTtcgtttttgttttatatttttaatgtagAACACGCATAGGTGGGTTCTTACCTACAGAAACACTGAGGAATCTCACCAAGGCCATAAACAGGAAATAGAAACGGTGTGTTGCCATAGCGACCTAGGCATCGAAGGAAGTGGCGCGTGGAGGCCAGGCCCACttctgtgggtgtgtcctctgTTGCCATGGCAATGGAGTACAGCAGGAAATGCTGTAGGTTTTCTCCAAGCTGCTGGTCACTCAGGAACTCCAAATATGGTCGACCATTGTAAGCTGGAGGGAGGAGATGAAAGACCACATTACCCAGAATTCCCTGTAGTTTAACATGAAGGCAATGGGGTGGGAAAAGCAGTTTTCATGGACTCGAGGAATGAAGCTTATGTCTCACCTTGTTGATCTTCTGTTTCCTCTACACAGGAGGTCAGGAAGCGCATCAACTTCCTCTTTTCAATTACAGACAACTGTCGACTGGCAAACACATCTGCTCTACTGCAGGGAACCTAGCACAAAGATAagatttatctctatttattctatttaaaCAAAGTTCCACATTAAGAATCAAACCATTTCCACTAGAATTCCACTGATTCTAAGCCTAAGACTTACTTCTATACACTTGAAACATATTTTTAGTAAATatcaacaaaacaacaataattaTTAGGCACTTGTTTTTAAAATAAGGTTTGATAATGATGTAATAGTGTGACCTTGTAAAATTTGTGACATGTAAGAAGTGACAAAAAGTAAACAGGTGTATGTCCTGTCACGTAACAGATCTACAAACCTGTTCCACTTTCCCCTGACGATACGTCAGAATCCTGCTGACGTTCTTGAACTCTGCATAGCGACTGACATTTGATTTGATGAGAAGATCAACCAGTGAGCCACGAGAATACATGAGCTAGAGCAGAAAGAGGAATAGTTTGACATTTCTGAAAAATATAGATTACATAGAAATAAATATTATGCCACATTGGGCTAGATAGCATTAGTGTATTTAGATGAGATTTACAATGTAGATTATGCCCAGCAAGGAGACCAGGTTTTATCATTATCATGGAGATCATCTCATGGGGACCAGGTTCCACCGTTATCATCAAAAACCAGGTCTTAGCATTACCTTGGAGACCAGGTCGATGTTGAACCTTCGACCTTCTTTCACCAACTGAGCGAGGctgatcttcttcttcttgaCAGGCTCTGATTGGTTGGGATCAGCAGAGGGGCAGGGCTGGTCTGCCTCTGGCTCCGCCCCCTCATCTTGTGCAACCTGTGAttggatgaaataaaaacaaggacATCATGGAGCTGGTGGAATAAACCTTACACATGGAATTTATTGATCAGGTTTAGGGTATTTCTGATTGATAATTATTGATTTCAGATGACACCTTCAGTCACCTCTCACCTGTTCTTCTgcttcctgtttttctgtttcttcttcatcttctttattCGAATCTGAAATGAGAGCAAGAACCACATGAACATGTCATATCCATATGTTTATTACAGATGCACATACTCCATTTTCTGTAGCTGTGGATTTATGTGTATGAATATAGTTCATTTCTGTTTATTATACACAACTGTGTTATGATTTTTAACTTTCAAAACTATGGTGTATGATTCTGTTGCATATGTGTTTGAAAAAGTCACCACTTAAACTCAAGCGAAATTACTTTGTCATTGGCAGATGAGGAAAAAGCAAATCTTTGTAATGAGTCCAAAACCTTCAACACTGTCACAAATGTATGACTTTGACTAATCAtccaaatgtttgttttgttgttgtttttttgctgttattttccCTCACAGTCAGTGTTTGCAGTTGTAACCTGATATCATCCCTCAGACACCATCAACTCTAACATGTGTAGATACTGACAGTCAGTAGTTGGTCAGTtaattatcagtctgtgtccTGAGTTGCACCTGCAGCCTCAGTGGCTTCACTGGCCCcgcctcctttttcttcttctgtggtgtttggagtatcatcttcctcatcttcctcacTGAGAACAGAAAGACACTCCCATTAACTTACATTAAAACGATCCAAAGAAGTTACAGTGTGGAGTTTATATTGTGTTCCTTTAAAAAAGAGCAACTTTCCCTCCTTTGTGGACAGAAAATGGTTCAAAAAACACCAGTTTGGTCTCATTTCTCTAATCTCTGTATCTGTTACTGTCATCAAAGTACACTGGTAAGTGATGAAAGCTAATTGTTTATGGTAACATTGGCATTTACAGCAGAGTTGGAGTGAAAACCTTTGTTTCATCTGCTCAAGGTTTTAATACACCTTACACATTTTTACAGGCAAACTTTTCCCATGACTTTTTAAAGCAGCGTATTATCATTCAGTGTCTAAATTTGATAGGTTTACTTTCTAGGTTTGTGGATTTAATTACAGACAAAATTCAAGGATTATTCTCTTGATTCTCATTAGCAGAAGGAGTAAAGtcatgtcaaataaataaataaagtatactAGTGATCATTGATTAATCACTGGTTTTCATTTATATCTATTTCTTTCCTCTGTAACAGTAATGGAATATCTCTGAGGACATCATCTTAATATTGGTCAGTTATTTCCATTTTCACCAAAAGGCGAGGACTCAATATCCATAAACATATAAGTCCAGGACTTTTCCTGCTCTTTGGCTTCATGTTAGAGTTAAGACAGGGCTTACCTGGTGTAACAGAACACCTGCAGATTACTGATGGAGCTGGAGTCTGACTGTGACAGGTAAATTAGGTCCTCCCCTTCCTCCACCTGACCTGACCAATCCTGGACCTCATCAGGCTGAGACTCTGCCTATGCACAAACaatgacagacagagagacagacagacagacaaagacagctGAGTCTTGTCCTTCATATTTGTAGTCCTAAATGTTTCCAGGGGATGTGCAGTAGTCAATCAGCTCTCAACTCTGCCCTCACCTGCTGTTCCTGGATCCAGGTGAGTAAACCATTAAAGGTGAAGCTCGCCCAGTTTGACGCGTAGTAACTCTGCCTACAACACAGGAAACATCacacctttcacaaaaaaatcccatCCAATACACCATATCAAACACACCATAGTATTATCAATAATACTATTCCACTATTAAAATGAGAGATGATATTGTCATTATCAAAAATGACAACTTGGACAGAGCTGCAGACAGACGGTTGGTTGGTTCTGAATGAGACTCACCTGTCCAGATGAAGAACTCTTTGTCCAACTCTGGAACATGCCGCTGCCACCACTGATTCACACAGACCTGATGATCAATAAGCAATAATCAGTAATTAGTATCAATAACAGGCGAGGAGGAAGATTTCTGTTCACTTCATGATTAAACTAGCTCAGCAGACTGAATTGAGCATTTGTTCAAAATCTACAAGCTGGATCCTGATCAATACTTTTATTAATAACTTTCTATTCTGATGGAATAGAAATTACATGATACACTGGTGTTTGCAAAATTTGCAGGTCTGACACTTTCACTGGAACACGACACTTTCACTAGACCATGACTACCAtggttttccctttgtttatgagATTTGTTTTTTAGCTTATTGAGTGTGCACAAAAATTTGGAAAGACCAGACTAGTTCATGAATAAacagcaaataataataatggtccaAAGTGATGTGACAATATATCACTGGAAAAGAGAAGGACAACTCAGTCTAAGGGATATTGTTTGAGTTAGTTGTGATGCTCACTGCATTAATTTTCCAGCCTTAGACTGAGATCATCCTCTGAAAAATATTACACATTTTGAACTTTATTGGAAACCAGATAACTGCTGTAAAGTAAttaatacataaatgaataaaccaTCAAACTAACCATAAAAATCCAGATCATTGTAgaggtgatttgtatttttccaAGGTGTTATTTACTGATATGCTCCGCAATTCCTGTGGAAGTATGATACTATCCATTGAATGTTCTCAGATCAGCACACTGCGGATACTGAGAGCTTCTAAAACATCCTATCATATTTATATATCCCTATTACACAGTAA
The Sphaeramia orbicularis chromosome 14, fSphaOr1.1, whole genome shotgun sequence DNA segment above includes these coding regions:
- the chm gene encoding rab proteins geranylgeranyltransferase component A 1 isoform X2; translation: MAAEDLPSEFDVIILGTGLCESVVAAACSRVGQRVLHLDRQSYYASNWASFTFNGLLTWIQEQQAESQPDEVQDWSGQVEEGEDLIYLSQSDSSSISNLQVFCYTSEEDEEDDTPNTTEEEKGGGASEATEAADSNKEDEEETEKQEAEEQVAQDEGAEPEADQPCPSADPNQSEPVKKKKISLAQLVKEGRRFNIDLVSKLMYSRGSLVDLLIKSNVSRYAEFKNVSRILTYRQGKVEQVPCSRADVFASRQLSVIEKRKLMRFLTSCVEETEDQQAYNGRPYLEFLSDQQLGENLQHFLLYSIAMATEDTPTEVGLASTRHFLRCLGRYGNTPFLFPVYGLGEIPQCFCRMCAVFGGIYCLRHSVRCLLVDKDTNRCKAVIDSRGQRISCNHFVVEEGYVDAERKQTATPTRCVSRAVLITDGSVLPSDSDQQVSMVTIPPVEAELPSVRMVELCSSTMTCMPGTYLVHLTCQSVGSAYEDLSPLVTRMFHTTESSDQEERPSVLWCLYFNMVDGSGLEVEGHDLPSNMYLCSGPDGALGHDHTIKQAELIFQKILPEEDFCPPAPNPEDIIYDGENGNGNSAEGEELKDDELKDDEEPKEQEEELKEQEEEKEEEQGLESEKGQGLETEE
- the chm gene encoding rab proteins geranylgeranyltransferase component A 1 isoform X1, giving the protein MAAEDLPSEFDVIILGTGLCESVVAAACSRVGQRVLHLDRQSYYASNWASFTFNGLLTWIQEQQAESQPDEVQDWSGQVEEGEDLIYLSQSDSSSISNLQVFCYTSEEDEEDDTPNTTEEEKGGGASEATEAADSNKEDEEETEKQEAEEQVAQDEGAEPEADQPCPSADPNQSEPVKKKKISLAQLVKEGRRFNIDLVSKLMYSRGSLVDLLIKSNVSRYAEFKNVSRILTYRQGKVEQVPCSRADVFASRQLSVIEKRKLMRFLTSCVEETEDQQAYNGRPYLEFLSDQQLGENLQHFLLYSIAMATEDTPTEVGLASTRHFLRCLGRYGNTPFLFPVYGLGEIPQCFCRMCAVFGGIYCLRHSVRCLLVDKDTNRCKAVIDSRGQRISCNHFVVEEGYVDAERKQTATPTRCVSRAVLITDGSVLPSDSDQQVSMVTIPPVEAELPSVRMVELCSSTMTCMPGTYLVHLTCQSVGSAYEDLSPLVTRMFHTTESSDQEERPSVLWCLYFNMVDGSGLEVEGHDLPSNMYLCSGPDGALGHDHTIKQAELIFQKILPEEDFCPPAPNPEDIIYDGENGNGNSAEGEELKDDELKDDEEPKEQEEELTEQEKEIKEQEEEIKEQEEEKEEEQGLESEKGQGLETEE